One window of the Cryptomeria japonica chromosome 7, Sugi_1.0, whole genome shotgun sequence genome contains the following:
- the LOC131039828 gene encoding G-type lectin S-receptor-like serine/threonine-protein kinase SD2-5, with the protein MWEKPSIVELVSGNYYKYLCSINCSCKAAFFRCGFTPNSSLGYCYLKSSVLSMELESKTTDFFYNSTAYLKVQSKSKRPKYLITVTTVSAVGAAIALFLFLWACKHKLGKARQEEEKVEDLDLPAGFPVRYSFQELKNATSDFSMRLGGGGFGSVYEGNLLNDTKIAVKRLDGAGQGSREFRAEVKTRGYIHHVNLVRLEGFCAEKSHIILVYEYLPNGSLDKWIFPKENPQLVLDWNTRSKVILQIARGLSYLHEECRERIIHFDIKPQNILLDENFNTKVSDFGLAKLINREQSEVITMFRGTPGYMAPELLGMHFTEKADVYSFGVVVVEIVSGKKSKELTTPSYGLFSVLQGMAEEGRLKDLVDPEIKDEGIGADQEAAKVLAMGICCIQYDFTARPAMSTLVKALENPSERIMSLLCLQAHRFSR; encoded by the coding sequence ATGTGGGAAAAGCCCTCTATTGTAGAATTGGTATCAGGAAATTACTATAAATATCTTTGCTCCATAAATTGCTCTTGCAAAGCAGCATTTTTCCGGTGTGGTTTCACTCCCAATTCTTCTCTTGGCTACTGTTATCTCAAGTCCTCGGTCCTCTCCATGGAATTGGAAAGTAAGACAACCGATTTCTTTTATAATTCAACGGCTTACCTTAAAGTTCAGTCAAAATCCAAGCGGCCCAAGTACTTAATTACAGTTACCACTGTTTCTGCTGTTGGTGCAGCGATTGCCCTGTTTCTCTTTTTGTGGGCATGCAAGCATAAATTGGGAAAAGCTAGACAAGAGGAGGAAAAGGTTGAGGATTTAGACCTTCCAGCTGGCTTCCCTGTGCGTTACTCATTCCAAGAATTAAAAAATGCTACCAGTGATTTCAGCATGAGGCTGGGCGGCGGAGGATTTGGTTCAGTGTACGAGGGAAATCTGTTGAACGACACAAAGATAGCAGTGAAGCGGCTTGATGGAGCAGGACAAGGCTCCAGAGAGTTCCGCGCAGAAGTGAAAACTCGGGGGTACATTCATCATGTTAATTTGGTGAGACTGGAGGGCTTCTGTGCAGAAAAGTCGCACATAATTCTTGTATACGAGTATCTACCAAATGGGTCTCTGGATAAATGGATATTTCCAAAGGAAAACCCTCAGCTTGTTCTGGACTGGAACACCAGATCCAAAGTGATTCTTCAAATAGCACGAGGATTATCATACTTGCACGAGGAGTGTCGAGAACGaatcattcatttcgacatcaaGCCCCAGAACATTCTTCTGGACGAAAACTTCAATACAAAGGTCTCAGATTTTGGGCTAGCAAAGCTGATTAACAGAGAACAGAGTGAAGTGATAACCATGTTTAGAGGAACTCCTGGCTATATGGCACCTGAGTTATTGGGCATGCATTTTACTGAGAAAGCAGATGTCTATAGCTTTGGCGTTGTGGTGGTAGAAATTGTGAGCGGAAAGAAAAGCAAAGAGCTTACAACACCAAGCTATGGGCTGTTTTCAGTTTTGCAGGGTATGGCAGAGGAAGGGAGATTGAAGGATTTAGTAGATCCTGAAATCAAAGATGAAGGGATTGGTGCCGACCAGGAGGCAGCAAAAGTGTTGGCAATGGGCATATGTTGTATACAGTATGATTTTACAGCGAGGCCGGCGATGTCGACCCTGGTTAAGGCACTGGAGAATCCAAGCGAGAGGATTATGTCACTTCTCTGTTTACAGGCTCACCGATTCAGCCGTTGA